The proteins below come from a single Cannabis sativa cultivar Pink pepper isolate KNU-18-1 chromosome 3, ASM2916894v1, whole genome shotgun sequence genomic window:
- the LOC115709823 gene encoding stress response protein NST1-like produces MSMAQCLKLSELLKEDQEPFVLKNYISDRLSQLKTADHPRNHLQLKKRKPISENRSFPGKFCKTACFLSLNESPDPRKSPLFEFQSPAKSPCKNSNAIFLHIPARTAALLLDAALRIQKQSSSSSSKTKTQKLKNGFGLFGSFLKRLKNRNRSNRTREIEGGNGVKVKPSVKDILRKVNTMEEKVVRGDDQVMTGCEISGSCPCTGRPSSATIWSETNEEKSLDLETSSSTSSHYEHSDEIDFLTKLVRESNNNNNGDIDFSFCDHENENDFSQSPFRFVLTRSPSSAGHRTPEFSSPAPSPSRHKQEEKIKKCVSENQEFQRVKNEEEEEEEEKEQFSPVSVLDPPFEDDYDGHEDEDEDEDNGFDMESSFASVQRTKQQLLQKLRRFEKLAELDPIELEKRMLDEEEDDDEEEEECEDDESDVGDFVREVLGNSRLHQVQRIPRHMKRLVSDVMLEERREENTSDYSEEVAKRVCKRFESWKEVQCNTIDMMVEQDYSKDLQGWTTKNNKEQMGETAIEIEYAIFGLLVEELAAELVCLDGK; encoded by the exons atgagtATGGCTCAGTGCTTGAAGTTGAGCGAGTTACTGAAAGAAGATCAGGAACCGTTCGTTCTCAAGAACTACATTTCCGACAGACTTTCTCAGCTGAAAACGGCTGACCATCCCAGAAACCATTTACAGCTCAAAAAACGAAAACCCATCTCAGAAAACAGAAGCTTTCCCGGAAAATTCTGTAAAACCGCTTGTTTTCTCTCCTTAAATGAGTCACCGGACCCTAGAAAGTCACCCCTTTTCGAATTTCAATCTCCGGCCAAGAGCCCTTGCAAAAACTCAAATGCCATTTTTCTACATATCCCGGCGAGAACTGCCGCTCTGTTACTCGATGCTGCTCTGAGGATCCAAAAAcagtcatcatcatcatcttcgaAGACCAAAACCCAGAAGCTAAAGAACGGTTTTGGCTTATTTGGATCGTTTTTGAAGAGACTAAAGAATCGTAATCGGTCAAACAGGACCAGAGAAATCGAGGGGGGAAATGGTGTTAAAGTCAAACCTTCGGTCAAGGACATTCTAAGAAAGGTTAATACTATGGAAGAAAAGGTAGTTAGAGGTGATGATCAGGTTATGACAGGCTGTGAGATTAGCGGTTCTTGTCCATGTACTGGTCGACCCAGTAGTGCTACTATTTGGTCGGAGACCAATGAAGAAAAATCTTTGGATTTAGAGACCTCGAGTAGTACTAGTAGCCACTATGAACACTCTGATGAAATCGATTTCCTGACCAAACTCGTAAgagaaagtaataataataataatggtgaCATTGATTTTTCTTTCTGTGACCATGAAAATGAAAACGACTTCTCTCAAAGCCCATTTCGTTTCGTTCTTACACGAAGCCCTTCTTCAGCCGGTCACCGGACGCCGGAGTTTTCATCTCCGGCGCCGTCTCCCTCCCGCCATAAACAAGAG GAGAAAATTAAGAAATGTGTATCTGAAAACCAGGAGTTCCAAAGGgtaaaaaatgaagaagaagaagaagaagaggagaaggAGCAATTTAGTCCTGTATCAGTATTAGACCCTCCATTTGAAGATGATTATGATGGtcatgaagatgaagatgaagatgaagataatGGTTTTGATATGGAAAGCAGCTTTGCTAGTGTACAGA GAACAAAGCAGCAGCTACTGCAAAAGCTTCGTAGATTCGAGAAATTGGCTGAGTTAGATCCAATTGAACTCGAGAAAAGAATgttagatgaagaagaagatgatgatgaagaagaagaagaatgcgAAGATGATGAATCGGATGTTGGTGATTTTGTTCGCGAAGTTCTAGGCAACTCACGCCTTCATCAAGTCCAACGAATTCCTAGACACATGAAGAGATTAGTTTCTGATGTTATGTTGGAGGAAAGGAGAGAAGAAAACACGAGTGACTACAGCGAAGAAGTGGCGAAAAGAGTGTGCAAGAGGTTCGAATCGTGGAAAGAAGTGCAATGTAACACCATTGACATGATGGTAGAGCAAGATTACAGCAAAGATCTTCAAGGTTGGACAACCAAGAACAACAAAGAACAAATGGGAGAGACAGCAATTGAGATTGAATATGCTATCTTTGGGTTACTAGTGGAAGAATTAGCTGCTGAACTTGTTTGTTTAGATGGAAAATaa